In the genome of Saccharomonospora viridis DSM 43017, one region contains:
- a CDS encoding peptidase inhibitor family I36 protein, protein MTRHAHHHGTTDAPSSPAPVDTTDALGSPDALGATGASSTTGGIRGKRPRAALLLAGAVLAITPGLAAAEETGVNGVERTTPPRAEYVCERGEFCLWTEQDYDGTIIRLDLRNTNPEECRPLPKGVKAHAFANRIDRHVTVYQDRNCSTEGDFSTFPGPDTFVPQSPYVVRAVQIWD, encoded by the coding sequence ATGACTCGCCACGCGCACCACCACGGCACCACCGACGCTCCCAGCTCTCCCGCCCCCGTCGACACCACCGACGCCCTGGGCAGCCCCGATGCCCTCGGCGCCACCGGCGCCTCGAGCACCACCGGAGGCATCCGCGGCAAGCGGCCCCGCGCGGCACTGCTGCTCGCCGGGGCTGTTCTCGCCATCACACCGGGGCTCGCGGCAGCGGAGGAAACAGGGGTGAACGGTGTGGAACGGACCACACCACCACGTGCCGAGTACGTCTGCGAGCGGGGTGAGTTCTGTCTGTGGACCGAACAGGACTACGACGGCACGATCATCCGCCTCGACCTACGCAACACCAACCCCGAGGAGTGCCGCCCACTGCCGAAGGGGGTGAAGGCCCACGCATTCGCCAACCGGATCGATCGGCACGTGACCGTCTATCAGGACAGGAACTGCTCCACCGAGGGTGATTTCAGTACCTTCCCGGGGCCGGACACGTTCGTACCCCAAAGCCCGTACGTGGTCCGTGCGGTGCAGATCTGGGACTAG
- a CDS encoding NAD-glutamate dehydrogenase, with product MPDTSSTGTSAHPGIDGVNTDTAETPRSPEQLRDELVETTAAQAPDIADLIRMYYRLVPAEELLGDSPTDLIGAVRSHVELARKRVPGRSVVRLFNPNIEHDGWARESTVVQVVTDDMPYLVDSVVAELARSGVQVQRIVHPIVVVNRDVTGALEEIYPKANVATPPSGAVVESWMYLEVDPIGDPERARELDNRLVRVLNDVREVVEDTDKMTRAATDIATALEEQPLPLPEEEVSEGVEWLRWLANGHFMFLGYRHYEVVPESQGSDEPVLRPVLASGLGVLRQDSFAARDLIDGPDTASRVLTPTLLVLTQASAQSTVHRPVYPYYVGVKTFDDEGRVTGEHRFLGMFTSSALHEDVLDIPVANRRVREVIHRAGFPMESYSGQQMLEVLQNWPLADLLSADIDSLYSTATGAITLTGRRRLRLFLRKDPYGRFYSCLVLLPRDRYTTRSRLAMQRVLLDELDGTSLEYSTRFSQISLAQVHFTVYTRPEEISEPDTVRIQERLEEAARTWDDALVEAILAERRVRAGGGKAVTLAGEESASEQAHRYASAFSEAYKEDFDAETALADMRKLEALNTPDALDMSFYLPAGAAAGERRFKLYLREAVTLSTLLPMLQHMGVEVVNQRPYEVQTEDGHQCWIYDFGLRIEPRVLADSGDDAEEDLRVRFQDAFAAAWRGLAEVDGFNALVLQAGLTWRQVAVLRAYSRYLRQAVSPYSQEYIEAALLAHTDVAKALVRLFELRFDPARSDDRRAEEVEAQVAEINAMIDTVTSLDTDRILRRLLSVIMATLRTNYWVTDADGSPRSYLSFKLDPQQVPELPEPRPAYEIFVCSPRVEGVHLRYGSVARGGLRWSDRREDFRTEVLGLVKAQAVKNSVIVPVGAKGGFVVKQPPTPTGDPSIDRENHQREGIECYRMFISGMLDLTDNLVEGETVPARDVVRYDGDDSYLVVAADKGTASFSDIANEVAAEYGFWLGDAFASGGSHGYDHKAMGITARGAWESVKRHFRELGKDTQSEDFTVVGIGDMGGDVFGNGMLLSKHIRLVAAFNHLHIFLDPNPDAATSYRERKRLFELPRSSWEDYDRSLISEGGGVYSRSAKTIPVSPQVRQALGLPDDVTTMSPAELIRAILKAPVDLLWNGGIGTYVKAESETHADVGDKANDAVRVNGNELRVKVVGEGGNLGFTQRGRIEFARKGGKINTDALDNSAGVDSSDLEVNIKILLAQLVAKGELDEQRRNTLLAEMTDEVAELVLAHNYRQNAVLGVSRAHAASMLSVHSRLVASLEAKGALDRELEALPSEAEFAAREKAGEGLSSPELATLLAHVKLDLKDELLASDLPDEEVFARRLPEYFPTPLRRDFADEIAKHALSREITTTLLVNEVVDGAGVSYAFRLAEELNVTATDAVRAFAVVTGVFELHKVWADIAALDNVVPTAVADAMVLETRRLLDRAARWFLTNRPQPLAVADEIDRFAERIAALVPQLDGLLRGEEAEATRRKTAELVDQGVPEELARRVSLAITSFSLLDIVEVAEVAEREIGLPAERGLTETAELYYALSDHLGMDRMLTSVNTLERGNRWHSLARLALRDDLYSSMRLITLEALRQSNPDDSVDARIEQWEQANSPRLERARATLDEIESSGVFDLATLSVAVRQIRGAVR from the coding sequence TTGCCTGACACAAGCTCGACCGGAACATCGGCCCATCCCGGCATCGACGGTGTGAACACCGATACCGCCGAGACGCCAAGAAGCCCGGAGCAGCTCCGCGACGAACTCGTGGAGACCACCGCGGCCCAGGCGCCGGACATCGCGGATCTCATCCGCATGTACTACCGGCTCGTTCCCGCCGAGGAACTCCTCGGCGACAGCCCTACGGACTTGATCGGTGCGGTCAGGTCACACGTGGAGCTCGCTCGGAAGCGGGTACCGGGCAGGTCGGTGGTCCGACTGTTCAACCCGAACATTGAGCACGACGGTTGGGCGCGCGAGTCCACGGTCGTCCAGGTGGTCACGGACGACATGCCGTATCTGGTGGACTCCGTGGTCGCCGAACTGGCGCGCAGTGGTGTTCAGGTGCAGCGCATCGTGCACCCCATCGTGGTCGTGAACAGGGATGTGACGGGCGCTTTGGAGGAGATCTACCCCAAGGCCAACGTCGCGACCCCACCGTCCGGTGCCGTCGTCGAGTCGTGGATGTACCTGGAGGTCGATCCGATCGGCGACCCGGAGCGCGCCCGGGAACTGGACAACAGGTTGGTCAGGGTGCTCAACGACGTCCGAGAGGTCGTCGAGGACACCGACAAGATGACGCGGGCGGCGACGGACATCGCCACAGCGCTCGAGGAACAGCCACTGCCGTTGCCCGAGGAGGAGGTGTCCGAGGGTGTGGAGTGGTTGCGATGGCTGGCCAACGGGCACTTCATGTTCCTGGGATACCGCCACTACGAGGTGGTGCCCGAGTCGCAGGGCAGCGACGAACCCGTGCTGCGGCCCGTTCTGGCCTCCGGCCTGGGGGTGCTTCGTCAGGACAGTTTCGCCGCCCGTGACCTCATCGACGGCCCCGACACCGCTTCGCGCGTGCTGACGCCGACGTTGTTGGTGTTGACCCAAGCCAGTGCCCAGTCCACAGTGCATCGGCCCGTCTACCCGTACTACGTCGGGGTCAAGACGTTCGACGACGAAGGCCGGGTGACGGGTGAGCATCGCTTCCTCGGCATGTTCACGTCGTCGGCTCTGCACGAGGACGTGCTCGACATCCCCGTGGCCAATCGGCGTGTCCGCGAGGTCATCCATCGGGCCGGATTCCCGATGGAGTCGTACTCGGGCCAGCAGATGCTGGAGGTCCTGCAGAACTGGCCGTTGGCCGATCTGCTGTCGGCCGACATCGATTCGCTCTACTCCACCGCTACGGGGGCGATCACACTCACCGGGCGGCGCAGGTTGCGGTTGTTCCTCCGTAAGGACCCGTACGGGCGTTTCTACTCGTGCCTGGTGCTCCTGCCCCGCGACCGCTACACGACGCGTTCGCGACTGGCCATGCAGCGGGTCCTGCTCGACGAACTCGACGGCACGTCGTTGGAGTACAGCACCCGGTTCAGCCAGATCTCGTTGGCGCAGGTCCATTTCACCGTCTACACCAGACCGGAGGAGATCTCCGAGCCCGACACCGTGCGTATCCAGGAGCGCCTCGAGGAGGCCGCGCGGACCTGGGACGACGCACTGGTGGAGGCGATCCTCGCCGAGCGCAGGGTCCGTGCCGGCGGTGGCAAGGCGGTGACGCTGGCGGGGGAGGAGTCGGCGAGCGAGCAGGCGCACCGGTACGCGTCGGCGTTCTCCGAGGCGTACAAGGAGGACTTCGACGCGGAGACGGCGCTGGCCGACATGCGGAAGCTGGAGGCGTTGAACACGCCCGACGCGCTCGACATGTCGTTCTACCTGCCTGCCGGTGCGGCGGCGGGGGAGCGACGGTTCAAACTGTACCTGCGCGAGGCCGTCACACTGTCCACATTGTTGCCGATGCTGCAGCACATGGGTGTGGAGGTGGTGAACCAGCGGCCGTACGAGGTGCAGACCGAGGACGGCCACCAGTGCTGGATCTACGACTTCGGCCTGCGGATCGAGCCGCGTGTGCTGGCGGATTCCGGTGACGATGCCGAAGAGGACCTCCGCGTGCGGTTCCAGGACGCGTTCGCCGCGGCGTGGAGGGGACTCGCCGAGGTCGACGGGTTCAACGCGCTCGTGCTGCAGGCGGGACTGACCTGGCGGCAGGTCGCGGTGCTGCGCGCCTATTCGCGGTACCTGCGGCAGGCCGTCTCCCCGTACTCGCAGGAGTACATCGAGGCCGCGCTGCTCGCACACACCGACGTCGCGAAGGCGCTGGTGCGGTTGTTCGAGTTGCGGTTCGACCCCGCACGGAGCGACGACCGGCGCGCCGAGGAGGTCGAGGCCCAGGTCGCCGAGATCAACGCCATGATCGACACGGTGACGAGCCTGGACACCGACCGCATCCTGCGCCGGCTGCTCTCGGTGATCATGGCGACGTTGCGCACCAACTACTGGGTGACCGACGCGGACGGTTCACCGCGTTCGTACCTCTCCTTCAAGCTCGACCCGCAGCAGGTGCCGGAGCTGCCGGAACCGCGTCCCGCCTACGAGATCTTCGTGTGTTCGCCCCGGGTCGAGGGTGTGCACCTGCGGTACGGTTCCGTGGCCCGAGGCGGGTTGCGGTGGTCGGACCGTCGCGAGGACTTCCGTACCGAGGTCTTGGGACTGGTCAAGGCGCAGGCGGTGAAGAACTCCGTCATCGTGCCGGTGGGTGCCAAGGGCGGTTTCGTGGTCAAGCAGCCGCCCACGCCGACCGGTGACCCGAGCATCGACAGGGAGAACCACCAGCGCGAGGGCATCGAGTGCTACCGCATGTTCATCTCGGGGATGCTCGACCTCACCGACAACCTCGTCGAGGGCGAGACCGTGCCCGCGCGGGACGTGGTGCGCTACGACGGTGACGACAGCTATCTCGTCGTGGCCGCCGACAAGGGCACCGCGTCGTTCTCGGACATCGCCAACGAGGTCGCGGCCGAATACGGCTTCTGGCTCGGTGACGCCTTCGCCTCCGGGGGCTCCCACGGCTACGACCACAAGGCCATGGGCATCACGGCGAGGGGCGCCTGGGAGAGCGTCAAACGGCACTTCCGGGAGCTCGGCAAGGACACCCAGAGCGAGGATTTCACGGTCGTCGGCATCGGGGACATGGGTGGGGACGTCTTCGGCAACGGAATGCTGTTGTCGAAGCACATCCGACTGGTGGCCGCGTTCAACCACCTGCACATCTTCCTCGACCCGAACCCCGACGCGGCGACGTCGTACCGCGAGCGCAAGCGGCTGTTCGAGCTGCCGCGTTCGTCCTGGGAGGACTACGACCGTTCGCTCATCAGCGAAGGTGGTGGCGTCTACTCGCGGTCGGCGAAGACGATCCCGGTGAGCCCGCAGGTGCGACAGGCGCTCGGTCTGCCCGACGACGTGACGACGATGTCCCCGGCGGAACTCATCCGCGCCATTTTGAAGGCACCGGTGGATCTGCTGTGGAACGGCGGCATCGGCACCTACGTGAAGGCGGAGAGCGAGACGCACGCCGACGTGGGCGACAAGGCCAACGACGCCGTGCGCGTCAACGGCAACGAGCTTCGCGTGAAGGTCGTGGGCGAGGGCGGGAACCTCGGCTTCACCCAGCGCGGCCGCATCGAGTTCGCCCGGAAGGGCGGCAAGATCAACACCGATGCCCTCGACAACTCGGCCGGTGTGGACAGCTCGGACCTCGAGGTGAACATCAAGATCCTCCTCGCCCAGCTCGTGGCGAAGGGGGAGCTCGACGAGCAGCGGCGCAACACCCTGCTCGCGGAGATGACCGACGAGGTCGCCGAACTGGTGTTGGCCCACAACTACCGGCAGAACGCCGTTCTCGGTGTCAGCCGCGCACACGCGGCGTCCATGCTGTCCGTGCACAGCAGGCTCGTGGCCTCCCTGGAGGCCAAGGGCGCGCTCGACCGGGAGCTGGAGGCGCTGCCCAGCGAGGCGGAGTTCGCGGCTCGGGAGAAGGCCGGTGAGGGGTTGAGCTCGCCCGAACTGGCGACCTTGCTGGCACACGTCAAGCTCGACCTCAAAGACGAGCTCCTCGCCAGCGACCTGCCGGACGAGGAGGTCTTCGCTCGCCGGCTGCCGGAGTACTTCCCGACGCCGTTGCGTCGTGATTTCGCGGACGAGATCGCGAAGCACGCACTGAGCCGGGAGATCACCACGACCCTGCTGGTGAACGAGGTCGTGGACGGTGCGGGCGTGTCGTACGCGTTCCGGCTCGCGGAGGAACTCAACGTCACCGCCACTGACGCCGTGCGGGCGTTCGCCGTGGTCACCGGCGTCTTCGAGCTGCACAAGGTGTGGGCCGACATCGCCGCGCTCGACAACGTGGTGCCCACCGCTGTCGCCGACGCGATGGTGCTGGAGACGAGGCGACTGCTCGATCGTGCGGCCAGGTGGTTCCTCACCAACCGGCCGCAGCCGTTGGCCGTCGCCGACGAGATCGACCGGTTCGCCGAACGCATCGCCGCACTGGTGCCGCAGTTGGACGGTCTGCTGCGGGGCGAGGAAGCCGAGGCCACGCGACGGAAGACGGCGGAGCTGGTCGACCAAGGAGTGCCGGAGGAACTCGCCCGGCGGGTGTCGCTGGCGATCACGAGCTTCTCCCTGCTCGACATCGTCGAGGTCGCGGAGGTGGCCGAGCGGGAGATCGGGCTGCCGGCGGAGCGCGGACTCACTGAGACCGCCGAGCTGTACTACGCGCTGTCCGACCACCTGGGCATGGACCGCATGTTGACGTCCGTGAACACGCTGGAGCGGGGTAACCGGTGGCACTCACTCGCCCGGTTGGCGTTGCGGGACGACCTGTATTCGTCGATGCGGTTGATCACCCTGGAGGCCCTGCGGCAAAGCAACCCCGACGACAGTGTGGACGCCAGGATCGAGCAGTGGGAGCAGGCGAACTCGCCGCGACTGGAGCGCGCTCGCGCGACCTTGGACGAGATCGAGAGCTCCGGTGTGTTCGATCTGGCGACGTTGTCGGTGGCGGTGCGGCAGATCCGTGGCGCGGTCCGGTGA
- a CDS encoding cytochrome c oxidase assembly protein encodes MVVGALLATVVAVGLVALTGGLSYGVAGLTDPGDLTRYGIMVVRVGADLAAAVCIGSLLLAAFLVPPQKSGTLDVDGYAALRTAGTAAWVWFVFALASVFFVAADGAGKPVTDVFDPVVLLNYVGAIEQPKAWLLTAGIALLLALGCRLVLSWGWTTVLFFVSVLGLLPIAATGHSASGGSHDMATNSLLYHLIGAALWVGGLIALLAHARRRGDHLPLATARFSTVALVCWLVLGVSGVVNALVRVAPDQLLTTNYGLVVLAKVVAIAVLGVFGHQHRKRSVRELAEGAGGGTLVRLAAVEVLVMFITFGLATALSRTPPPLEIAAQPSTVELLIGYDLNGPITAVSAFTDWRFDLVYGTLALVLAGLYVAGVWRLRRRGDAWPAGRTVAWLLGCAMLLLATSSGLGRYSPAMFSIHMIGHMLLSMVVPILLVLGGPMTLALRALPPAGRQRPPGPREWLLAFVHSPVARFFTNPFVALVLFVASFYGLYFSGLFDVALRHHWAHLAMNAHFLLVGYAYFWPIIGIDPSPRKLPPLGKIGLLMSSVPFHAFFGVILMNMQTAIGEDFYRALDLPWVDGLLTDQRVGGGIAWASGELPVLVVMIALLVQWTRDDERASRRRDKRVEAKGDDELEAYNAMLRQLAKQGPPRQ; translated from the coding sequence ATGGTGGTGGGCGCCTTGCTCGCCACCGTCGTCGCGGTGGGCCTCGTGGCGCTCACCGGTGGGCTGAGTTACGGGGTCGCTGGTCTGACCGACCCCGGGGACCTCACCCGCTACGGGATCATGGTCGTGCGCGTCGGCGCGGACCTCGCCGCGGCCGTGTGCATCGGATCGTTACTGCTGGCGGCGTTCCTGGTGCCGCCCCAGAAGTCCGGAACACTCGACGTGGACGGTTACGCCGCCCTGCGCACCGCGGGCACGGCGGCGTGGGTGTGGTTCGTGTTCGCGCTCGCGTCGGTGTTCTTCGTCGCGGCCGACGGCGCGGGCAAACCGGTCACGGACGTGTTCGACCCCGTAGTGCTGCTCAACTACGTCGGGGCCATCGAACAGCCGAAGGCGTGGCTCCTCACGGCGGGTATCGCGTTGCTGTTGGCACTGGGGTGCAGGCTCGTGCTGTCGTGGGGCTGGACCACGGTGCTGTTCTTCGTCTCGGTGCTCGGGCTGCTGCCGATCGCGGCGACGGGCCACTCCGCCAGCGGCGGTTCCCACGACATGGCCACCAACAGCCTGCTGTACCACCTGATCGGCGCCGCCCTGTGGGTGGGTGGTCTCATCGCCCTGCTCGCCCATGCCAGACGACGCGGTGACCACCTGCCGTTGGCCACGGCCCGCTTCTCCACGGTCGCGTTGGTGTGCTGGCTGGTGCTCGGTGTCTCCGGGGTGGTGAACGCGCTCGTGCGCGTGGCTCCGGACCAGCTGCTCACCACGAACTACGGGTTGGTCGTGCTCGCCAAGGTGGTGGCGATCGCGGTGCTCGGCGTGTTCGGCCACCAACACCGCAAACGCAGTGTGCGGGAGCTCGCCGAGGGCGCGGGTGGCGGCACGCTCGTGCGGCTGGCCGCCGTCGAGGTGCTGGTCATGTTCATCACCTTCGGCCTGGCCACCGCCTTGTCGCGGACGCCCCCGCCGCTGGAGATCGCGGCTCAACCGTCGACCGTCGAACTGCTCATCGGCTACGACCTCAACGGTCCGATCACCGCGGTGAGCGCGTTCACCGATTGGCGGTTCGACCTCGTCTACGGCACGTTGGCGCTGGTCCTGGCCGGCCTCTACGTCGCGGGTGTGTGGCGGCTGCGGCGTAGAGGCGATGCGTGGCCGGCGGGACGCACGGTGGCGTGGCTGTTGGGTTGCGCGATGCTGTTGCTGGCGACGTCGTCGGGGCTGGGCCGCTACTCGCCCGCCATGTTCAGCATCCACATGATCGGCCACATGCTGTTGTCGATGGTGGTGCCGATCCTGCTGGTGCTGGGTGGGCCGATGACCTTGGCCCTGCGGGCCCTGCCGCCCGCGGGCAGGCAGCGTCCGCCGGGGCCGCGGGAGTGGTTGCTGGCGTTCGTGCACTCGCCGGTGGCCCGGTTCTTCACCAACCCGTTCGTGGCGCTCGTGCTCTTCGTGGCGTCGTTCTACGGGCTGTACTTCTCGGGCCTGTTCGACGTGGCGCTGCGGCACCACTGGGCGCACCTGGCGATGAACGCGCACTTCCTCCTCGTCGGGTACGCCTATTTCTGGCCGATCATCGGGATCGACCCCTCGCCGAGGAAGCTACCGCCGCTCGGCAAGATCGGGTTGTTGATGTCGTCGGTGCCGTTCCACGCCTTCTTCGGCGTGATCCTCATGAACATGCAGACGGCGATCGGTGAGGACTTCTACCGCGCGTTGGACCTGCCGTGGGTGGACGGTCTGCTCACCGACCAGCGGGTCGGCGGTGGTATCGCGTGGGCGTCCGGCGAGCTGCCGGTGTTGGTCGTCATGATCGCTCTGCTGGTGCAGTGGACGAGGGACGACGAACGTGCGAGTAGGCGGCGTGACAAACGGGTCGAAGCCAAGGGGGACGACGAGCTGGAGGCCTACAACGCGATGCTCAGACAGCTGGCGAAGCAGGGGCCACCACGGCAGTGA
- the ettA gene encoding energy-dependent translational throttle protein EttA, which translates to MAEFIYTMKKVRKTVGEKVILDDVSTAFYPGAKIGVVGPNGAGKSTVLKIMAGLDQPSNGEAFLQPGASVGILLQEPPLNEEKTVRGNVEEGLGEIKVKLDRFNEIAEQLATDYSDALMEEMGKLQEELDHADAWELDSQLEQAMDALRCPPGDEPVTHLSGGERRRVALCKLLLSKPDLLLLDEPTNHLDAESVLWLEQFLANYPGAVLAVTHDRYFLDNVAEWIMELDRGRVEGYQGNYSTYLEKKRERLEVQGKKDAKLAKRLQKELEWVRSGTKARQAKSRARLERYEEMAAEAEKTRKLDFEEIQIPPGPRLGNVVVEVENLTKGFGDRLLIDNLSFTLPRNGIVGVIGPNGVGKTTLFKTIVGLEKPDSGTVRIGETVKLSYVDQQREGIDPNKTVWEVVSDGLDYIHVGQTEMPSRAYVSAFGFKGPDQQKPAGVLSGGERNRLNLALTLKQGGNLILLDEPTNDLDVETLGSLENALEQFPGCAVVISHDRWFLDRVATHILAWEGTEENPAKWFWFEGNFDGYEKNKVERLGPEAARPHRVTHRKLTRD; encoded by the coding sequence ATGGCCGAGTTCATCTACACCATGAAAAAGGTGCGCAAGACCGTCGGCGAGAAAGTGATTCTCGACGACGTCAGCACCGCGTTCTACCCCGGCGCCAAGATCGGCGTGGTGGGGCCGAACGGTGCGGGTAAGTCCACCGTTCTCAAGATCATGGCTGGGCTCGACCAACCGAGTAACGGCGAGGCTTTCCTCCAGCCCGGGGCTTCCGTGGGCATTCTCTTGCAGGAGCCGCCGCTGAACGAGGAGAAGACGGTGCGCGGCAACGTCGAGGAGGGCCTCGGCGAGATCAAGGTGAAACTCGACAGGTTCAACGAGATCGCCGAACAGCTGGCCACCGACTACAGCGATGCCCTGATGGAGGAGATGGGCAAGCTGCAGGAGGAGCTCGACCACGCCGACGCGTGGGAACTGGACTCGCAGCTGGAGCAGGCGATGGACGCCCTGCGCTGCCCGCCGGGGGACGAGCCGGTGACTCACCTGTCCGGTGGTGAGCGGCGTCGGGTCGCCCTGTGCAAGCTGCTGTTGTCGAAGCCCGACCTGCTCCTGCTCGACGAGCCCACCAACCATCTGGACGCCGAGAGCGTGCTGTGGTTGGAGCAGTTCCTGGCGAACTACCCGGGTGCTGTCCTGGCGGTCACGCACGACCGGTACTTCCTCGACAACGTCGCCGAGTGGATCATGGAGTTGGACCGCGGGCGCGTCGAGGGTTACCAGGGCAACTACTCCACCTATCTGGAGAAGAAGCGCGAGCGTCTGGAGGTCCAGGGCAAGAAGGACGCCAAGCTCGCCAAGCGTCTCCAGAAGGAATTGGAGTGGGTGCGTTCGGGCACCAAGGCGCGCCAGGCGAAGTCGCGGGCGCGGCTGGAGCGCTACGAGGAGATGGCGGCGGAGGCCGAGAAGACCCGCAAGCTCGACTTCGAGGAGATCCAGATTCCGCCGGGTCCGCGGCTGGGCAACGTCGTGGTGGAGGTCGAGAACCTCACCAAGGGCTTCGGTGACCGGCTGCTGATCGACAACCTGTCGTTCACGTTGCCTCGCAACGGCATCGTCGGCGTGATCGGCCCCAACGGGGTCGGTAAGACGACGCTGTTCAAGACGATCGTGGGGTTGGAGAAGCCCGATTCGGGCACGGTGCGGATCGGTGAGACCGTCAAGCTGTCCTATGTGGACCAGCAGCGAGAGGGGATCGACCCCAACAAGACGGTGTGGGAGGTAGTGTCCGACGGGCTGGACTACATCCACGTCGGCCAGACCGAGATGCCGTCGCGTGCCTACGTGAGCGCGTTCGGGTTCAAGGGGCCGGATCAGCAGAAACCCGCGGGTGTGCTCTCCGGTGGTGAACGGAACCGGCTGAATCTGGCGCTCACGCTGAAGCAGGGTGGGAACCTGATCCTGCTCGACGAGCCCACCAACGACCTCGACGTCGAAACGCTCGGTTCGCTGGAGAACGCGCTGGAGCAGTTCCCCGGTTGCGCCGTGGTGATCTCCCACGACAGGTGGTTCCTCGACCGGGTCGCGACCCATATCCTCGCGTGGGAAGGTACCGAGGAGAACCCGGCGAAGTGGTTCTGGTTCGAAGGCAACTTCGACGGTTACGAGAAGAACAAGGTCGAGCGGTTGGGGCCGGAAGCGGCTCGGCCGCACCGGGTGACTCATCGGAAGCTGACCCGCGACTGA
- a CDS encoding tetratricopeptide repeat protein has protein sequence MVATIRSEELSRLKDEADRLDERRRVLDQAATIQLGETFTATELGRAEKLRQDPRIDDALRNASGHVTEYLVAGPELVQRLDNASATQPRGVALVAAAIDCRRAGWIGPLSTQLVEKLHTDHLNPRYSPETLGQAWEWATTPIPRTATALLTKNGKDVTVADYIVDHTQRTSRPDDHVPDTTIHTALEHADAHSADNIGHTMRAQGRYQLAHTALTHALHLHTTTHGPHHPNTLTTRHNLAGVLQDLGQLDQARAEFEAVLATRTEQFGADHPSTLVARHNLALVLRELGLEEEKDN, from the coding sequence ATGGTGGCCACGATCCGCAGCGAAGAACTCTCCCGCCTCAAAGACGAGGCGGATCGTTTGGACGAGCGTCGCCGGGTCCTCGACCAAGCCGCCACCATCCAGCTGGGCGAGACCTTCACCGCCACAGAGTTGGGACGGGCCGAAAAGCTGCGGCAAGACCCCCGTATCGACGATGCCCTGCGCAACGCATCCGGGCATGTCACCGAATACCTTGTTGCAGGACCGGAACTGGTCCAACGCCTCGACAATGCCTCCGCCACCCAGCCTCGTGGAGTCGCCCTAGTAGCTGCCGCCATCGACTGCCGCCGCGCCGGCTGGATCGGCCCCCTTTCCACACAACTTGTGGAGAAGCTGCACACCGACCACCTCAACCCCCGCTACAGCCCCGAAACACTGGGACAAGCCTGGGAATGGGCCACCACACCCATCCCCCGCACCGCCACCGCCCTGCTAACCAAAAACGGCAAAGACGTCACGGTGGCCGACTACATCGTCGACCACACCCAACGCACCAGCCGCCCCGACGACCACGTCCCCGACACCACCATCCACACCGCTCTAGAACATGCCGACGCCCACAGCGCCGACAACATCGGCCACACCATGCGGGCACAGGGCCGCTATCAGCTCGCCCACACCGCCCTCACCCACGCCCTCCACCTCCACACCACCACACACGGCCCCCACCACCCCAACACGCTGACCACCCGCCACAACCTAGCCGGCGTGCTGCAGGATCTTGGTCAGTTGGATCAGGCCCGTGCGGAGTTCGAAGCCGTCCTCGCCACCCGTACCGAACAGTTTGGGGCTGATCACCCCAGCACCCTGGTCGCCCGCCACAACCTGGCTCTTGTGTTGCGGGAGCTTGGTCTCGAGGAAGAAAAGGACAATTGA
- the folP gene encoding dihydropteroate synthase, whose product MTIANPVALAGAAEVAARPDVGPLRVMGIVNATPDSFWSGNRHDTAERAIAAGNAMFELGAWAVDVGGESTRPGAEPVSVAEELDRVIPVVSALSAVGTVSVDTRHAEVAEEAVRAGASIINDVSGTLAEVAARLGVGYVGMHSHTVPVVPDVYPDYDDVTTDVAAHLRSVGEIARQGGAGPVWIDPGIGFGKSLQDNLELLRQLPALCSLGFPVLLGVSRKSFLGELTGRAVADRLAGSLAVVAPAWSAGVDVIRVHDVAETLDTIAVLEAVWGRKDSEPSR is encoded by the coding sequence TTGACCATCGCGAATCCCGTAGCGCTCGCCGGGGCCGCCGAGGTCGCGGCACGACCGGATGTGGGCCCGTTGCGGGTGATGGGCATCGTGAACGCCACGCCCGACTCGTTCTGGTCCGGAAACAGACACGACACGGCGGAGCGCGCGATCGCTGCGGGAAACGCGATGTTCGAACTCGGTGCCTGGGCCGTGGACGTGGGCGGTGAGTCCACCCGGCCCGGCGCCGAACCGGTCTCGGTCGCCGAGGAACTCGACCGGGTCATCCCCGTGGTGTCGGCGTTGTCGGCCGTGGGCACGGTGTCGGTCGACACCCGGCACGCGGAGGTGGCCGAGGAGGCCGTGCGGGCGGGGGCGTCGATCATCAACGACGTGTCCGGGACCTTGGCCGAGGTCGCGGCACGGCTCGGGGTCGGTTACGTCGGGATGCATTCCCACACCGTGCCGGTGGTGCCCGACGTGTACCCCGATTACGACGACGTCACCACCGATGTCGCCGCTCACCTGAGGTCCGTGGGTGAGATCGCCCGCCAGGGCGGTGCGGGGCCGGTGTGGATCGATCCCGGCATCGGCTTCGGTAAGTCCTTACAGGACAATCTGGAGCTGTTGCGGCAGTTGCCCGCGTTGTGTTCACTCGGTTTCCCGGTACTGCTGGGGGTGAGCCGGAAGTCGTTCCTCGGCGAGTTGACCGGCAGAGCGGTGGCCGATCGTCTGGCGGGATCGTTGGCGGTGGTGGCACCCGCGTGGTCCGCCGGGGTCGATGTCATCAGGGTGCATGACGTGGCCGAGACCCTCGACACGATCGCCGTGCTCGAGGCCGTCTGGGGCAGGAAGGACAGCGAACCGTCCCGCTGA